In one Echinicola marina genomic region, the following are encoded:
- the hemW gene encoding radical SAM family heme chaperone HemW, whose protein sequence is MAGIYIHIPFCKQACHYCDFHFSTQTDLKSKMVEMICKELVLQKDYLGKDCRIKTIYFGGGTPSLLNKEEISAILQTISLHYNLDLEELTIEANPDNLSPAKLQELKSLQFDRLSIGIQSFHDEVLQFYNRSHDAKESLKVIENARKAGFEKLSIDLMYGFPQANHELWKKDLQTAITLDPGHISSYCLTIEPGTALGNWTQKGKFLPASEDFSADQFEIMQAYLERAGYIQYEISNFGKAHAFAVHNTNYWKGIPYLGIGPSAHSFDGKNRQHNIANNAQYIKSLENGSINFEKDLLSREDLINEYILTSLRTIWGTDLQKLENQFDVSLLDLQKSAIHDFQEDGLITLKDQYLVLTKEGKLLADYIAGKLFL, encoded by the coding sequence TTGGCAGGAATATACATTCATATCCCCTTTTGTAAGCAGGCATGTCACTATTGTGATTTTCACTTCAGCACACAGACTGATCTAAAATCAAAAATGGTGGAGATGATCTGTAAGGAATTGGTACTCCAAAAAGACTATCTGGGCAAAGATTGCAGGATCAAAACGATCTATTTTGGCGGCGGGACACCATCGCTATTGAACAAGGAGGAAATTTCGGCCATTCTCCAGACCATAAGCCTTCACTATAATTTAGACCTTGAAGAATTGACCATCGAAGCCAATCCTGATAACCTTTCCCCTGCCAAACTACAAGAGCTTAAATCGCTCCAATTCGACCGCCTGAGCATCGGTATCCAAAGTTTCCACGACGAGGTACTTCAGTTCTACAACAGAAGCCATGATGCCAAAGAATCCCTTAAGGTAATCGAAAATGCGCGAAAGGCCGGTTTTGAAAAGCTGTCCATAGACCTGATGTATGGCTTTCCTCAGGCCAACCACGAGCTTTGGAAAAAAGACCTTCAAACAGCCATCACCCTTGACCCCGGACATATTAGCAGTTATTGCCTTACCATAGAACCAGGAACCGCCTTGGGCAACTGGACACAAAAGGGTAAATTCCTCCCTGCCTCCGAAGACTTTAGCGCCGACCAATTTGAAATCATGCAAGCGTACTTGGAACGAGCCGGATACATTCAGTATGAAATCTCTAATTTTGGCAAAGCCCATGCTTTTGCTGTTCATAATACCAATTACTGGAAGGGTATCCCCTATTTGGGGATTGGGCCAAGCGCCCATTCATTTGACGGCAAAAACAGACAGCATAATATTGCCAACAATGCCCAATACATCAAATCATTGGAAAACGGATCGATCAATTTCGAAAAAGACCTGCTTTCTAGAGAAGACCTGATCAATGAATACATATTGACTTCCTTAAGAACTATTTGGGGAACAGACCTTCAAAAACTGGAAAATCAATTTGATGTATCTCTATTGGACCTACAAAAATCAGCCATTCATGATTTCCAAGAAGACGGATTAATTACACTCAAAGATCAATATTTGGTTTTGACCAAAGAGGGAAAACTTTTGGCAGACTATATCGCCGGAAAGTTATTTCTGTGA
- a CDS encoding DUF4271 domain-containing protein: MMIKTVVRIVLGAFLFLFFLKTNAQVLENYNPHITTVKKHEFSLSPIMASVSIDVEGYPKSTFEMKFPTSSAVFVANQLWFYTKSDTSFLLPLPAFKRQFPELSGKVDIEVYRSGIREEDISIKKGVFRTGIEIDGGEGATGPKYRIKDYVRDFLILALVIILALIALFKVTYPLMFKTALRPVSIFSEDFSEPGTGGKVFSSDMIFNILVFSMLVTLFIMSGIHFTEVPFLEKYLKGDINFLFLVWLSGTAVFMILSVFKYLWIKLFASVYQIERWDFRQFFYLMRGLVILMLLCFVVIIVFYIQGFTEMDLVLNYAVSLFFLVYLLGIFRLFYIMLKKVPFKSYHLFSYICSSELVPFLVMAKIVLG, translated from the coding sequence ATGATGATAAAAACAGTGGTAAGGATAGTTTTAGGGGCATTTTTGTTTTTGTTTTTTCTCAAAACTAATGCACAGGTGTTGGAGAATTACAATCCCCATATCACTACTGTAAAAAAGCATGAGTTTTCATTAAGCCCCATCATGGCTTCGGTTTCCATTGATGTAGAGGGGTATCCGAAATCTACTTTTGAGATGAAATTTCCCACCTCTTCTGCGGTATTTGTAGCTAATCAATTGTGGTTTTATACCAAAAGTGATACTTCTTTTTTGCTGCCCTTGCCAGCCTTCAAAAGGCAATTTCCTGAATTATCGGGGAAAGTAGATATAGAAGTTTACCGGTCGGGTATCCGGGAGGAAGATATTTCGATTAAAAAAGGAGTTTTTAGGACAGGAATTGAGATAGATGGGGGCGAGGGTGCAACTGGGCCGAAATATAGGATCAAGGACTATGTCAGGGATTTTTTGATTTTGGCATTGGTGATCATTTTGGCTTTAATAGCCTTGTTCAAAGTGACCTATCCCCTGATGTTTAAAACCGCCTTGCGTCCCGTTTCTATTTTTTCCGAAGATTTTTCCGAACCTGGGACAGGAGGGAAAGTTTTTTCATCGGATATGATATTTAATATTTTGGTTTTTAGTATGCTAGTGACTTTGTTCATCATGTCTGGTATACATTTTACCGAAGTGCCTTTTTTGGAAAAATACTTGAAGGGGGATATTAATTTTTTGTTTCTTGTCTGGCTGTCAGGTACAGCGGTGTTTATGATATTGTCTGTCTTTAAATATTTGTGGATCAAGCTTTTTGCTTCTGTTTATCAGATTGAACGTTGGGATTTTAGGCAGTTTTTTTATTTGATGCGGGGATTAGTTATCCTCATGTTATTATGTTTTGTGGTGATTATTGTCTTCTATATTCAGGGGTTCACGGAAATGGATTTGGTGTTGAATTATGCCGTGTCTTTATTTTTTTTAGTGTATTTATTGGGCATATTTCGACTTTTTTACATCATGTTAAAAAAAGTCCCATTTAAAAGTTACCATTTATTTTCTTACATTTGCAGCTCTGAATTGGTTCCCTTCTTGGTGATGGCCAAGATAGTCTTGGGCTGA
- a CDS encoding DUF721 domain-containing protein, whose amino-acid sequence MKKYQDYNPRKKEITPLKEAFEELLQAYRLKDRFNEKKIAGSWGELMGKSIASRTTSVYAKDKKLFVKLSSGPIKKELMMNKSKVLQIIEDKFGKGAIEDITFL is encoded by the coding sequence ATGAAGAAGTATCAGGATTACAATCCACGCAAAAAAGAAATCACACCACTCAAAGAGGCCTTTGAAGAACTATTACAGGCCTATAGACTTAAAGACAGATTCAATGAAAAGAAAATTGCTGGATCTTGGGGAGAGCTTATGGGCAAATCCATTGCGAGCAGAACAACCAGTGTTTATGCCAAGGACAAAAAGCTTTTTGTCAAACTAAGTTCTGGCCCCATCAAAAAAGAATTGATGATGAACAAATCTAAGGTCCTTCAGATCATAGAAGACAAATTTGGCAAGGGAGCGATAGAGGACATTACTTTTTTGTGA
- a CDS encoding DUF4197 domain-containing protein has translation MRIISKIFGVLSTFILISCTASEVNKFIQGASEATLSEADVSAGLKEALVQGISEGVESASSTDGFLANDLIRIALPEDVQKVESTLRRFGLGNEVDKVITTINRGAENAAKEAKPIFISAIKQLTIQDAWDILKGGDDAATQYLKRATSDQLTQLFKPHVQESLDQVGATKHYSELVNAYNRVPTTQNKLDPDLNSYVTNMAIEGLFKLVAEEEKAIREDPLERSSVLLKRVFAVQD, from the coding sequence ATGAGAATTATTAGTAAAATTTTTGGAGTCTTGTCCACTTTTATCTTGATCAGCTGTACAGCTTCTGAGGTAAATAAGTTTATCCAAGGTGCCAGTGAGGCTACTTTATCTGAAGCAGATGTAAGTGCTGGACTGAAAGAAGCCTTGGTGCAGGGCATTTCGGAAGGCGTGGAAAGTGCTTCATCTACAGATGGTTTCTTGGCCAATGATTTGATTCGCATCGCCTTGCCGGAAGATGTCCAAAAAGTAGAGTCCACACTCAGGAGGTTTGGTTTGGGAAATGAGGTAGATAAGGTGATCACGACCATTAACCGTGGAGCAGAAAATGCAGCCAAAGAGGCAAAGCCTATTTTTATCAGTGCCATTAAGCAATTGACGATTCAGGATGCTTGGGACATTCTCAAGGGAGGGGATGATGCTGCTACGCAATATCTGAAAAGGGCCACTTCTGATCAACTGACCCAGCTCTTCAAACCTCATGTCCAGGAATCATTGGATCAGGTGGGCGCGACAAAGCATTACAGTGAATTGGTCAACGCATATAATAGGGTGCCGACCACACAAAATAAATTGGATCCGGACTTGAACAGTTATGTTACCAATATGGCAATTGAAGGGCTTTTTAAATTGGTAGCTGAGGAAGAAAAAGCGATTAGGGAAGATCCTTTGGAGAGAAGTAGCGTGTTGTTGAAGCGGGTGTTTGCAGTGCAGGATTAA
- a CDS encoding BamA/TamA family outer membrane protein — protein sequence MKKGIITLLILLGAVFRVTFGQDSLSLKMIVRGGINHTELKGFSTEAAQAFFLKQYLVSLGNNGFLMADTVSVTKRGNVKEVLVETGQRYEWLYLSEGNIPLSILSRLGFNSKNFDHRPVNFEALRVLIDKIIGHYENHGYPFATVRLDSIAQEGKSFSANLHLSQGPLISFDSLRVVGSSDVNEAYLGRYLGIGPGKVYVQNKVDEVVRRLKLQKAFMISDNPQVSFQNSEATVYIPLKDRKVNTIDGIIGLLPNETEKSKMLVTGQFDLELFNVSGRGRNYGLHWQRLSQYSQNLRINAEEPMILGSGIDVKASFYLLKEDTTFINRNFRIDLGHQLSSSFYINFFSMRQSGDLLSVSVEQDESSTLPEVLDFRFNSYGAQLSFFALDNIYNPRRGWQASFESAVGNKKILMNTAIPESLYEGIDLAALQYYGEFSVENYWRWTSMLTAMIRLRAGKIAGNNVLKNDMFRLGGLRSIRGFNENFFFANQYVYANFEPRFYFENGSYFMGFVDVAVLVEDGLIGERSIDRPISFGGGLSLDTGQGAFQFILGVGRSNEQQLGMNYAKVHFGYTGRF from the coding sequence TTGAAAAAGGGAATCATTACATTATTAATATTGCTGGGGGCTGTTTTTCGAGTGACTTTTGGTCAGGACAGCCTCTCTCTTAAAATGATCGTCAGGGGGGGGATTAATCATACTGAGTTGAAGGGTTTTTCTACAGAAGCAGCCCAAGCGTTTTTTTTGAAACAATATCTGGTTTCATTGGGAAATAATGGCTTTTTGATGGCTGATACAGTGTCTGTGACGAAGAGGGGAAATGTTAAAGAGGTACTGGTTGAAACAGGTCAGCGATATGAGTGGCTTTACCTTTCAGAAGGCAATATTCCCTTATCAATTCTAAGCAGACTGGGCTTCAACAGCAAGAATTTTGATCATCGCCCTGTCAATTTTGAAGCGTTACGGGTATTGATCGATAAAATTATTGGACATTATGAAAACCACGGCTATCCCTTTGCCACGGTAAGGTTAGATAGCATTGCTCAGGAAGGAAAGTCATTTTCGGCAAATCTTCATCTGAGTCAGGGCCCTCTGATCAGTTTTGATAGTTTGAGAGTGGTGGGCAGTTCCGACGTGAATGAAGCCTACTTGGGCAGGTATTTGGGGATTGGCCCAGGAAAAGTATATGTACAAAATAAGGTGGATGAAGTGGTTCGGCGTTTGAAACTCCAGAAGGCATTTATGATTTCTGACAATCCCCAAGTAAGTTTTCAAAATAGTGAGGCTACGGTCTATATCCCTCTGAAGGATAGGAAAGTAAATACTATTGATGGGATCATAGGTCTATTGCCCAACGAGACAGAAAAAAGCAAGATGCTTGTTACAGGTCAGTTTGACCTAGAGCTTTTCAATGTGAGTGGCAGAGGGAGAAATTATGGACTTCACTGGCAAAGGCTCAGTCAATATTCCCAAAATCTGCGAATCAATGCAGAAGAGCCTATGATTTTAGGATCGGGCATAGATGTAAAAGCTTCTTTTTACTTATTGAAGGAGGACACTACTTTTATCAATAGGAATTTCAGAATTGATCTTGGCCATCAATTAAGTTCTTCATTTTATATCAATTTTTTTTCCATGCGGCAATCTGGGGATTTGTTGTCAGTCTCAGTGGAGCAGGATGAAAGCAGTACTTTACCGGAAGTTTTGGACTTTAGGTTCAATAGCTATGGTGCCCAATTGAGCTTTTTTGCTTTGGATAATATTTATAATCCCAGACGGGGCTGGCAGGCCAGCTTTGAGTCTGCGGTTGGAAACAAGAAAATACTGATGAATACAGCGATTCCTGAGAGCCTTTATGAGGGGATTGATTTAGCTGCTTTACAATATTATGGGGAGTTTTCGGTTGAGAATTATTGGAGATGGACTTCGATGTTAACGGCTATGATCAGGTTGAGGGCAGGAAAGATTGCAGGAAATAATGTTTTGAAGAATGACATGTTCCGGTTGGGAGGTTTAAGAAGTATAAGAGGTTTTAATGAGAATTTCTTTTTCGCAAATCAGTATGTTTATGCTAATTTTGAGCCAAGGTTTTACTTCGAGAATGGGTCCTACTTTATGGGCTTTGTGGATGTAGCGGTGTTGGTGGAGGATGGATTGATAGGAGAGCGGAGCATAGATAGGCCGATTTCATTTGGAGGTGGTTTAAGTTTGGATACAGGTCAAGGGGCATTTCAGTTTATTCTTGGAGTGGGAAGATCAAATGAGCAGCAGTTAGGCATGAACTATGCGAAAGTACATTTTGGATATACAGGGAGGTTTTAA